One window of the Streptomyces sp. ITFR-21 genome contains the following:
- a CDS encoding DsbA family oxidoreductase: MKVEIYSDIACPWCYVGKTRFERALAAFPQPVEVVYRPFRLDPSAPERPRPHREVLAAKFGSQAPALDDRLTRVGASEGITFDFDTVLENNSLLAHRLLRFTLEEYGAEAQGRLKGRLMTGHFSEGMDIGDSAQLVESAVAVGLDREAVVAFLEGDALLDETLADLDEAHRLGITAVPTFVFEGQWAVQGGQETSTFLKVLEQIAKETAAAEEPEAVDAADACADGVCEVPADHPAAAK; this comes from the coding sequence GTGAAGGTCGAGATCTACTCGGACATCGCCTGCCCGTGGTGCTATGTCGGCAAGACCCGCTTCGAACGCGCGCTGGCCGCCTTCCCGCAGCCTGTGGAAGTCGTGTACCGGCCGTTCCGGCTCGACCCGTCCGCACCGGAGCGCCCCCGTCCGCACCGTGAGGTGCTGGCGGCCAAGTTCGGCTCGCAGGCCCCTGCTCTGGACGACCGCCTCACCAGGGTCGGCGCCAGCGAGGGCATCACCTTCGACTTCGACACGGTGCTGGAGAACAACTCCCTGCTCGCCCACCGCCTCCTGCGCTTCACCCTTGAGGAGTACGGGGCCGAGGCCCAGGGGCGTCTCAAGGGGCGTCTGATGACCGGTCACTTCAGCGAGGGCATGGACATCGGCGACAGTGCCCAGCTCGTCGAGTCCGCCGTGGCCGTCGGTCTGGACCGCGAGGCGGTGGTCGCCTTCCTGGAGGGCGACGCCCTTCTCGACGAGACCCTCGCCGACCTCGACGAGGCCCACCGGCTGGGCATCACCGCGGTCCCCACCTTCGTCTTCGAGGGCCAGTGGGCCGTCCAGGGCGGCCAGGAGACCTCGACGTTCCTCAAGGTGCTGGAGCAGATAGCCAAGGAGACGGCCGCCGCCGAGGAGCCCGAGGCGGTGGACGCCGCCGACGCCTGCGCCGACGGCGTGTGCGAGGTCCCGGCCGACCACCCGGCGGCGGCCAAGTAA
- a CDS encoding sigma-70 family RNA polymerase sigma factor, which produces MSPAGHPAPYGGLRSELSDTELLARVRGGQDNAYEELYRRHAESVRRYARTCCRDAHTAEDLTGEVFARTLQAIRGGSGPETSVRAYLLTTVRRVAAAWGNTAKREQLVEDFAVFAVSAAGAGATEENADLGAEVRAMREAERSLAIRAFRTLPERWQTVLWHTAVEDESPSDIAPLLGLTPNATAVLAHRAREGLRQAYLQAHVSSTLTAGGDCARYADRLGAHARGALRTRADRELNRHLKECARCSAASTELADLNSALKGLLPVAYIGWFAAVYAAKAGIAVAGGAAAAGAAGGAAAVAGAASGTSAGAAGGGGAAEGLGFPAKAGIAAAVVAAVAAAGVAFALTGGDGKHRPAPAAARPPVTVPAVAPPATPAPAPKPGPRTREPVGAVPAPAVTPTTPIPGPGRTARPPESAPAPAPAPKSPVPTLGTGPAPSASPTATATPATPAPAPPTTPPPTTPPPTTTPDPVVYRVNALPVGRPGQGATGPTIRRGASGWWWDRWGLDIGGISYPYGITVHGRSTVTIDLNRACVSYDARAGVDDLARWPGTPLRFSVYGDGVRLWSSPVVRGGDPAVPVHADLSGVSTVRLVVRPEPEGPVLAGLADWADAEITCS; this is translated from the coding sequence GTGTCCCCCGCGGGCCACCCGGCGCCGTACGGCGGCCTCCGCTCCGAGCTGTCGGACACCGAACTGCTCGCCCGGGTGCGCGGCGGCCAGGACAACGCCTATGAGGAGCTGTACCGGCGGCACGCCGAATCGGTACGCCGCTACGCCCGCACCTGCTGCCGCGACGCCCACACCGCTGAGGACCTGACCGGCGAGGTCTTCGCCCGTACCCTCCAGGCGATCCGGGGCGGCAGCGGCCCGGAGACATCCGTCCGCGCCTATCTGCTCACCACTGTCCGCCGGGTCGCCGCCGCCTGGGGCAACACCGCCAAGCGCGAGCAGCTCGTCGAGGACTTCGCGGTGTTCGCGGTGTCGGCGGCGGGCGCCGGCGCCACCGAGGAGAACGCGGACCTCGGCGCCGAGGTGCGGGCGATGCGCGAAGCCGAACGGTCGCTGGCCATCCGGGCGTTCCGTACCCTGCCGGAGCGCTGGCAGACCGTGCTGTGGCACACCGCGGTGGAGGACGAGTCGCCGAGCGACATCGCGCCGCTGCTCGGGCTGACCCCCAACGCCACCGCCGTCCTCGCCCACCGGGCCCGCGAGGGCCTGCGTCAGGCGTATCTGCAGGCGCACGTCAGTTCCACGCTCACCGCCGGGGGCGACTGCGCCCGGTACGCCGACCGGCTCGGCGCGCACGCCCGGGGCGCGCTGCGGACCCGCGCGGACCGGGAGCTGAATCGTCACCTCAAGGAGTGCGCCCGCTGCTCGGCCGCCTCGACGGAGCTGGCCGACCTCAACTCGGCGCTCAAGGGTCTGCTGCCGGTCGCGTACATCGGCTGGTTCGCCGCCGTCTACGCCGCCAAGGCGGGAATCGCGGTGGCCGGCGGAGCCGCCGCCGCCGGAGCCGCGGGGGGCGCCGCGGCGGTGGCCGGCGCGGCGTCCGGGACGAGCGCCGGGGCGGCCGGAGGAGGCGGCGCGGCCGAAGGGCTGGGCTTCCCCGCCAAGGCAGGGATCGCGGCGGCTGTGGTGGCCGCTGTGGCCGCGGCGGGAGTGGCGTTCGCGCTCACCGGCGGCGACGGGAAGCACCGGCCCGCGCCGGCCGCCGCCAGGCCCCCGGTGACCGTGCCGGCCGTCGCGCCGCCGGCCACGCCGGCCCCGGCCCCGAAACCCGGGCCGCGCACGCGGGAACCGGTCGGCGCGGTGCCGGCCCCGGCCGTAACACCGACGACGCCCATACCGGGCCCGGGTCGTACGGCGCGGCCGCCCGAGTCCGCGCCCGCGCCCGCGCCCGCGCCGAAGTCTCCGGTGCCCACGCTCGGCACCGGCCCCGCCCCCAGCGCGTCCCCGACGGCCACGGCCACCCCGGCCACCCCGGCCCCGGCACCCCCGACAACGCCGCCGCCCACGACACCGCCGCCCACGACGACGCCCGATCCGGTGGTGTACCGGGTGAACGCGCTGCCGGTCGGCCGTCCCGGCCAGGGCGCCACCGGTCCCACCATCCGCCGGGGAGCGAGCGGCTGGTGGTGGGACCGGTGGGGCCTGGACATCGGAGGCATCTCGTACCCGTACGGCATCACCGTGCACGGGCGCTCCACGGTGACCATCGACCTCAACCGCGCCTGTGTGTCCTACGACGCCCGTGCCGGTGTCGACGACCTGGCCCGGTGGCCGGGTACGCCGCTGCGGTTCTCCGTCTACGGCGACGGGGTCCGGCTGTGGTCCTCGCCGGTGGTACGCGGGGGTGACCCCGCCGTGCCGGTGCATGCCGACCTCAGCGGGGTGTCGACCGTCAGGCTCGTCGTCCGGCCGGAGCCGGAAGGACCGGTCCTGGCCGGCCTCGCGGACTGGGCGGACGCGGAGATCACCTGCTCGTAG
- a CDS encoding TetR/AcrR family transcriptional regulator, with the protein MHIQDSRRATATGTAVRGGAGGPAPLRVDAQRNLEHVLRAAREVFGELGYGAPMEDVARRARVGVGTVYRRFPSKDVLVRRIAEEETARLTEQARTALGQENEAWSALARFLRTSAASGAGRLLPPQVLRVQAPAGGGHTGPDAHREEIEDIRVPQQRAPLALPGAEHTGSGHAGSDDAGVEEVGAGQPGPEEVGPALVDPARFSAEHTRAGDLAADPAGRAQDRLGTASEGLLEDEPDQGGIGTLLDVVGQLVERARAAGELRGDVSVADVLLVIATAAPALPDPDQHAAASARLLDILLEGLRSRPGERTATAAAGPR; encoded by the coding sequence ATGCACATTCAGGACTCTCGACGCGCCACGGCGACAGGTACCGCGGTACGAGGCGGAGCGGGCGGACCTGCTCCGCTCCGGGTCGACGCGCAGCGCAATCTGGAGCACGTGCTGCGCGCCGCTCGTGAGGTGTTCGGCGAACTCGGCTACGGCGCGCCCATGGAGGACGTCGCCCGGCGGGCCCGGGTCGGCGTCGGCACCGTCTACCGGCGCTTTCCCAGCAAGGACGTACTGGTCAGGCGGATCGCCGAGGAGGAGACCGCACGGCTGACCGAGCAGGCGCGCACCGCGCTCGGCCAGGAGAACGAGGCGTGGTCCGCGCTGGCCCGCTTCCTGCGCACCTCGGCGGCTTCCGGTGCCGGCCGGCTGCTGCCGCCGCAGGTCCTGCGGGTGCAGGCCCCGGCGGGTGGCGGGCACACCGGACCTGACGCGCACCGCGAGGAGATCGAGGACATCAGGGTTCCGCAGCAGCGCGCCCCGCTCGCCCTGCCGGGCGCGGAGCACACCGGCTCGGGACACGCCGGCTCGGACGACGCGGGCGTCGAGGAGGTGGGCGCCGGGCAACCGGGCCCGGAGGAGGTCGGTCCGGCGCTGGTGGATCCGGCGCGGTTCAGCGCCGAGCACACCCGGGCCGGTGACCTCGCCGCCGATCCGGCCGGCCGCGCACAGGACCGGCTGGGAACGGCGTCCGAGGGGCTGCTGGAGGACGAGCCGGACCAGGGCGGGATAGGCACGCTGCTGGACGTCGTCGGCCAGCTCGTGGAGCGGGCGAGGGCCGCGGGTGAGCTGCGCGGGGACGTGTCGGTGGCGGACGTACTGCTGGTCATCGCGACCGCCGCGCCCGCGCTGCCGGACCCCGACCAGCACGCGGCGGCGTCCGCGCGGCTGCTGGACATCCTGTTGGAGGGGCTGCGGTCCCGTCCCGGCGAGCGCACGGCCACGGCTGCCGCCGGACCGCGGTGA
- a CDS encoding NAD(P)/FAD-dependent oxidoreductase, whose translation MTESAALATASTPRILVVGGGYVGLYAALRLQRKLRRGEAEIVVVEPQPYMTYQPFLPEAAAGSISPRHVVVPLRRVLGRCRIVPGEARSVDPVKRIVTVVTPATAEEGGDALELSYDELVLAPGSVSRTLPVPGLAEYGIGFKTVEEAIGLRNHVLEQLDIASSTRDAAVREAALTYVFVGGGYAGVEALAELENMARFAVRYYHNIRPEDLRWVLVEASDHILPEVGEALGRYAVRELRGRNVDIRLETRLQSCEHRVAVLSDGSRLPTRTLVWTAGVRPAPILAASGLPLNERGRLRAEATLRVIGADGVWAAGDAAAVPDLTADRPGTECAPNAQHAVRQAKALADNIVATLRGRTPTPYRHQYVGSVASLGLHEGVACLYGRKIKGYPAWFMHRAYHLSRVPTLNRKAKVLAEWVLAGLFKREIVSLGSLEHPRAEFELAAGTGPKPDAS comes from the coding sequence ATGACCGAGTCGGCAGCGTTGGCCACAGCATCTACCCCGCGGATTCTCGTTGTCGGCGGCGGCTATGTCGGGCTGTACGCCGCCCTGCGGCTGCAGCGGAAGCTCAGGCGCGGCGAGGCCGAGATCGTGGTGGTCGAGCCCCAGCCGTACATGACCTACCAGCCGTTCCTGCCCGAGGCCGCGGCCGGCTCCATCTCCCCCCGGCACGTGGTGGTGCCGCTGCGCCGGGTGCTGGGCAGGTGCCGGATCGTGCCCGGCGAGGCCCGCTCGGTCGACCCGGTCAAGCGGATCGTCACCGTCGTCACCCCGGCCACCGCCGAGGAGGGCGGCGACGCCCTGGAGCTCTCCTACGACGAGCTGGTCCTCGCCCCCGGCTCGGTCTCCCGCACCCTCCCGGTCCCGGGCCTGGCCGAGTACGGCATCGGCTTCAAGACGGTCGAGGAGGCCATCGGACTGCGCAACCACGTACTGGAGCAGCTCGACATCGCGTCCTCGACCCGCGACGCGGCCGTCCGCGAGGCGGCGCTGACCTACGTCTTCGTCGGCGGTGGCTACGCCGGGGTGGAAGCGCTCGCCGAGCTGGAGAACATGGCCCGGTTCGCGGTGCGCTACTACCACAACATCCGCCCCGAGGACCTGCGATGGGTGCTGGTCGAGGCGAGCGACCACATCCTCCCCGAGGTCGGCGAGGCCCTCGGCAGGTACGCGGTACGGGAGCTGCGGGGCCGCAACGTCGACATCCGGCTGGAGACCCGGCTCCAGTCCTGCGAGCACCGCGTGGCCGTGCTCTCCGACGGCAGCCGGCTGCCCACCAGAACCCTGGTGTGGACGGCCGGGGTCAGACCGGCGCCGATCCTCGCCGCCTCCGGGCTGCCGCTCAACGAACGCGGCCGGCTGCGCGCCGAGGCCACCTTGCGGGTCATCGGCGCCGACGGCGTCTGGGCGGCGGGCGACGCGGCCGCCGTCCCGGACCTCACCGCCGACCGGCCCGGCACCGAGTGCGCCCCCAACGCCCAGCACGCTGTCCGCCAGGCCAAGGCTCTGGCCGACAACATCGTCGCGACCCTGCGCGGCCGGACGCCGACCCCGTACCGGCACCAGTACGTCGGCTCGGTCGCCTCCCTCGGCCTGCACGAAGGCGTCGCCTGTCTCTACGGCCGGAAGATCAAGGGCTACCCGGCCTGGTTCATGCACCGCGCCTACCACCTCAGCCGGGTGCCCACCCTCAACCGCAAGGCGAAAGTGCTGGCCGAGTGGGTGCTCGCCGGGCTCTTCAAACGGGAGATCGTCTCGCTCGGATCGCTGGAACACCCGCGGGCGGAATTCGAACTCGCCGCCGGAACCGGCCCCAAACCCGACGCATCCTGA
- a CDS encoding SpoIIE family protein phosphatase → MNLTRWSARLPGTQRRGAVPAARGKAGDPTGPAAGTLAAAGPGGPDRQPQPPSVQTAPSGEPTVRGVLRLLPALIAVTYGPTHRVGFVNDAYTDVFGARDTGAPARDALPELDELGLLPLMDQVHRSGRPRTVKARKVTWTDSSAVTRPGYFTFTCTPVQPDDPDPERRGVLVFAADVTDQVQSAERLRESERRLHETAVTLQRSLLPQQLEQPDDLRVAATYQPGGTDAAVGGDWYDVITLGAGRTAVVIGDVMGRGVRAAAVMGQLRTAVRAYARLDLPPHEVIQLLDGLASEIDATQIATCVYAVHDPSEGRLSYASAGHPPILIRDPDGTVRRADEPTGPPLGTGGWVHTSGSIPLGPGCTAVLYTDGLIERRDQDIDEGVAALTRALAGATGAPQVICDRLMRALGVTSEHDDDVAVLVLQYPDHTGADAELFRNASLDLLGGVEAAPRARAFAAGVLASWRFSVELADLGVLAAGELVANSLQHGTPPMRLRLRRTDRRLVIEVTDGDDHLPRRRRAEPADEAGRGISIIATVASAWGSRRTPGGGKAVWCEFALPD, encoded by the coding sequence TTGAACCTTACGCGCTGGAGCGCCCGGCTCCCCGGAACACAGCGACGCGGTGCCGTACCGGCAGCACGCGGCAAGGCCGGCGATCCCACGGGACCGGCCGCCGGAACCCTCGCCGCAGCCGGTCCCGGCGGCCCCGACCGGCAACCGCAACCGCCGTCCGTCCAGACCGCACCGAGCGGTGAGCCCACCGTCCGGGGGGTCCTGCGCCTGCTGCCCGCCCTGATCGCGGTCACCTACGGGCCCACCCACCGCGTCGGTTTCGTCAACGACGCCTACACCGACGTCTTCGGCGCCCGCGACACCGGCGCCCCGGCCCGCGACGCCCTGCCGGAACTCGACGAACTCGGCCTGCTCCCGCTCATGGACCAGGTCCACCGCAGCGGCAGGCCGCGTACCGTCAAAGCCCGCAAGGTCACGTGGACCGACAGCTCAGCTGTCACCCGTCCGGGTTACTTCACCTTCACCTGTACCCCGGTCCAGCCCGACGACCCCGACCCCGAACGCCGTGGCGTCCTGGTCTTCGCCGCCGACGTCACCGACCAGGTGCAGTCCGCGGAACGGCTGCGGGAGAGCGAACGCCGCCTGCACGAGACCGCCGTCACCCTCCAGCGCAGCCTTCTGCCGCAGCAGCTGGAACAGCCCGACGACCTGCGGGTGGCCGCCACCTACCAGCCGGGCGGCACCGACGCCGCGGTCGGCGGCGACTGGTACGACGTCATCACCCTCGGCGCCGGCCGCACCGCCGTGGTCATCGGCGACGTGATGGGCCGGGGGGTACGGGCCGCCGCCGTGATGGGCCAGCTCCGTACCGCCGTACGCGCCTACGCCCGCCTCGACCTGCCGCCGCACGAGGTCATCCAGCTCCTCGACGGGCTCGCCTCCGAGATCGACGCCACCCAGATCGCCACCTGCGTCTACGCGGTCCACGACCCCAGCGAGGGCCGGCTCTCCTACGCCAGCGCCGGCCACCCGCCGATCCTCATCCGCGACCCCGACGGCACCGTCCGGCGCGCCGACGAACCCACCGGCCCGCCACTGGGCACCGGCGGCTGGGTCCACACCTCCGGCAGCATCCCGCTCGGCCCCGGTTGCACCGCCGTCCTCTACACCGACGGCCTGATCGAACGCCGGGACCAGGACATCGACGAGGGCGTCGCCGCCCTCACCCGGGCGCTGGCCGGTGCCACCGGGGCGCCCCAGGTGATCTGCGACCGCCTGATGCGCGCGCTCGGCGTCACCTCCGAGCACGACGACGACGTGGCGGTCCTGGTCCTGCAGTACCCGGACCACACCGGCGCCGACGCCGAGCTCTTCCGCAACGCCTCACTCGACCTGCTCGGCGGCGTCGAGGCAGCACCCCGCGCCCGAGCCTTCGCCGCCGGGGTGCTCGCCTCCTGGCGCTTTTCCGTCGAACTCGCCGACCTCGGCGTGCTGGCCGCCGGCGAACTCGTCGCCAACTCGCTCCAGCACGGCACCCCGCCGATGCGGCTGCGGCTGCGCCGCACCGACCGCCGACTGGTCATCGAGGTCACCGACGGCGACGACCACCTGCCGCGCCGCCGCCGCGCCGAACCCGCCGACGAGGCCGGCCGCGGCATCTCGATCATCGCCACCGTCGCCTCCGCGTGGGGCTCCCGCCGCACCCCGGGCGGCGGCAAGGCCGTCTGGTGCGAGTTCGCCCTGCCGGACTGA
- a CDS encoding MFS transporter translates to MTTATGAVLRRIQLGNALSAFGNGFTVPFTFVYVAQVRGLGAGAAGAVLATFAVAALFVLPFTGRLIDRRGPVPVAVAGTVLAACGSLGLGLSGSEPAVIMAAGSLGAGVAVVQPALATMIVWCSTTATRSRAFATQFFLNNLGLGVGGLIGGLIVDTAHPASFVRLFATEASMFLVLGAVIARVRLPRTPRAGSAAAARPDAGPAVGGWRPLLQNRAMVLVCVLGFVMFFACYGQFESGLSAFAVEVTRISPATLGIALAANTAVIVLAQFVVLRLVERRRRSRVIAAVGVVWAVAWLVAGGSGLAHGHHTAAVAAIISTYALFGLGEAMLAPTVAPLVADLAPARMVGRYNSAFALVKQLALALGPAAGGLIAGAGAYGLYIVMLVVSSLAISVTALVMGRRLTPAQEIPSRPSLVVVRRPAPDPAGERLPA, encoded by the coding sequence GTGACCACCGCGACGGGCGCAGTGCTGCGCCGGATCCAACTCGGGAACGCGCTGAGTGCGTTCGGCAACGGCTTCACCGTGCCCTTCACGTTCGTGTACGTGGCGCAGGTGCGGGGGCTGGGCGCCGGCGCCGCGGGCGCGGTGCTGGCGACCTTCGCCGTGGCCGCGCTCTTCGTGCTGCCCTTCACCGGACGGTTGATCGACCGACGCGGCCCGGTGCCGGTGGCCGTGGCGGGCACGGTGCTGGCGGCCTGCGGGTCGCTGGGGCTCGGGCTGTCCGGCAGCGAACCGGCGGTGATCATGGCCGCCGGTTCGCTGGGGGCGGGCGTGGCCGTGGTGCAGCCCGCGCTGGCCACCATGATCGTCTGGTGTTCGACCACGGCGACCAGGTCCCGGGCGTTCGCGACCCAGTTCTTCCTGAACAACCTGGGGCTGGGAGTCGGCGGCCTGATCGGCGGGCTGATCGTGGACACCGCGCACCCGGCGTCGTTCGTGCGCCTGTTCGCGACAGAGGCGTCGATGTTCCTGGTGCTCGGCGCGGTGATCGCCCGGGTCCGGCTGCCCCGCACTCCCCGGGCGGGCTCGGCGGCGGCCGCCCGTCCGGATGCCGGTCCGGCGGTCGGCGGCTGGCGGCCGCTGCTCCAAAACCGGGCCATGGTGCTGGTCTGCGTGCTGGGCTTCGTGATGTTCTTCGCCTGCTACGGACAGTTCGAGTCGGGTCTGTCGGCGTTCGCGGTGGAGGTCACCCGGATCTCCCCGGCGACGCTGGGGATCGCGCTGGCGGCCAATACGGCGGTGATCGTGCTGGCGCAGTTCGTGGTGCTCCGGCTGGTGGAGCGGCGGCGGCGCAGCCGGGTGATCGCGGCCGTCGGTGTGGTCTGGGCGGTCGCCTGGCTGGTGGCCGGCGGGTCCGGGCTGGCGCACGGCCATCACACGGCGGCGGTCGCGGCGATCATCTCGACGTACGCGCTGTTCGGTCTCGGCGAGGCGATGCTGGCGCCGACGGTGGCCCCTCTGGTGGCCGATCTGGCGCCGGCCCGGATGGTGGGCCGGTACAACTCGGCGTTCGCGCTGGTAAAGCAGTTGGCGCTGGCGCTGGGCCCGGCGGCCGGCGGTCTGATAGCGGGCGCGGGGGCGTACGGCCTGTACATCGTGATGCTGGTGGTCAGCTCGCTGGCGATCTCGGTGACCGCGCTGGTCATGGGCCGTCGGCTGACCCCGGCGCAGGAGATTCCGTCGCGGCCCTCCCTGGTGGTGGTTCGCCGCCCGGCGCCGGACCCGGCGGGCGAGCGCCTGCCGGCCTGA
- a CDS encoding MarR family winged helix-turn-helix transcriptional regulator: MTASGGSSGAPQELDLDAQIAAYQREFPEVDPQIEKVVTALGRLNRRMNVAYGRQLVDLGISNSEWEVLKALVVVGRPYRLGPGDLAKRLGLTPAAMTHRVDRMVAEGLVTRARDENNRVRVIVELTDEGREKWLQTMRLATAFEDELLQDLTPVECAALGEILTRLLRRVESTQPDAGGRLQDLG; the protein is encoded by the coding sequence ATGACCGCCTCAGGAGGCTCCTCCGGAGCACCGCAAGAGCTGGATCTCGACGCCCAGATCGCCGCCTATCAGCGCGAGTTCCCCGAGGTCGACCCCCAGATCGAGAAGGTGGTCACCGCCCTGGGACGGCTGAACCGCCGGATGAACGTCGCCTATGGCCGCCAGCTCGTCGACCTCGGCATCAGCAACTCCGAGTGGGAGGTTCTCAAGGCCCTCGTCGTCGTGGGCCGGCCCTACCGCCTCGGACCGGGGGACCTCGCCAAGCGACTCGGCCTCACCCCCGCCGCCATGACCCACCGGGTCGACCGCATGGTCGCCGAGGGCCTGGTCACCCGGGCACGTGACGAGAACAACCGCGTCCGCGTCATCGTGGAGCTCACCGACGAGGGCCGCGAGAAGTGGCTGCAGACCATGCGCCTGGCCACCGCCTTCGAGGACGAACTCCTCCAGGACCTCACCCCCGTCGAGTGCGCCGCCCTCGGCGAGATCCTCACCCGGCTCCTGCGCCGCGTGGAGTCCACCCAGCCCGACGCCGGCGGTCGCCTCCAGGACCTCGGCTGA
- a CDS encoding hydroxyacid dehydrogenase translates to MADRPNAVVAMRPDIVDLVLPPALRARLDTLADVSAGPPLTDWSGADLATTDVLLTGWGCPPLDTALLDRAPRLAAVLHAAGTVKGHVGPEVWQRGIAVSSAADANAAPVIEFTLATVWLAARRTLGAAAGYGTGHYPGYRERRGADGAVVGVIGASRIGRGVIARLLAAPAGFHVLLADPYVSAAEAAALGVELVDPDELCHRSDIVTVHAPDLPETHHLLDARRLRLLQDGAAVINTARGRLLDTQALTEQCATGRVEAYLDVTDPEPLPPEHPLRALPNVLITPHIAGCQGTEVQRLGAYAVDELERWISGRPLLGAIRAEQLARIA, encoded by the coding sequence ATGGCGGACCGGCCGAACGCGGTAGTGGCGATGCGCCCGGACATCGTGGACCTGGTCCTCCCGCCCGCGCTGCGCGCCCGCCTCGACACCCTCGCCGACGTGTCGGCCGGACCACCGCTCACCGACTGGTCGGGGGCCGACCTGGCCACCACCGACGTGCTCCTCACCGGCTGGGGCTGCCCCCCGCTGGACACCGCCCTGCTTGACCGCGCGCCCCGGCTCGCCGCCGTCCTGCACGCCGCCGGCACCGTCAAAGGCCATGTCGGACCCGAGGTCTGGCAGCGCGGCATCGCCGTCTCCTCCGCCGCCGACGCCAACGCGGCACCGGTCATCGAGTTCACCCTGGCCACCGTCTGGCTCGCGGCCCGCCGCACCCTCGGAGCGGCCGCCGGGTACGGCACCGGGCACTATCCCGGCTACCGCGAACGCCGCGGCGCGGACGGGGCGGTGGTGGGGGTCATCGGCGCCTCCCGGATCGGCCGCGGCGTCATCGCCCGCCTGCTCGCCGCCCCGGCCGGCTTCCACGTGCTGCTCGCCGACCCCTACGTCTCCGCCGCCGAGGCCGCCGCCCTGGGCGTCGAACTCGTCGACCCGGACGAGCTCTGCCACCGCTCGGACATCGTCACCGTCCATGCCCCGGACCTCCCCGAGACCCACCATCTCCTCGACGCCCGGCGCCTGCGGCTCCTCCAGGACGGCGCCGCCGTCATCAACACCGCCCGCGGCCGGCTCCTGGACACCCAGGCCCTCACCGAGCAGTGCGCAACCGGCCGCGTCGAGGCCTACCTCGACGTCACCGACCCCGAGCCCCTCCCGCCTGAGCACCCGCTACGGGCCCTTCCCAACGTCCTCATCACCCCGCACATCGCGGGCTGCCAGGGCACGGAGGTCCAGCGCCTGGGCGCATACGCGGTCGACGAGCTGGAACGCTGGATCAGCGGCCGGCCGCTGCTGGGCGCGATACGGGCGGAGCAGCTGGCCCGCATCGCCTGA
- a CDS encoding LacI family DNA-binding transcriptional regulator — MATVSRVLAGNYPTSATARAKVLRAVRDLDHVVDGRARALAGTGPKTVAVIVMSVDSPFYASVAQGVEQEAAAGGRLCMVCSHGGDEARELALVQMMREQRAEFVVLVGGAVEDERYRARLGEYAYGLAAAGSRLVLCGRPAPGPETPVLVVEYDNEAGAYALVSHLLSAGHRNILYLGRLPGHTTVEPRIAGYRRALADHGLGPGAERIGGWGFGRDHGYASMRQILAECDGRPDFTAVFAGDDRAAAGAMAALRERGLRTPEDVSVVGYNDDALAQDLNPPLTTVRIPAYEPGREAVRLGARRGAARRGRRAAPGSGGSCWVRTSCCARRWRVPGRDGGPYVRGPYGSVTDGPGVRSSTGGGVSVRTEPEPSRTWTAAAGRSRRSLCSRWC; from the coding sequence GTGGCGACCGTCTCCCGGGTGCTGGCCGGGAACTACCCGACGTCCGCGACGGCGCGGGCCAAGGTGCTGCGCGCGGTCAGGGACCTGGACCACGTCGTCGACGGGCGGGCGCGGGCGCTGGCCGGGACCGGGCCGAAGACGGTCGCGGTCATCGTCATGTCGGTGGACAGCCCGTTCTACGCGAGCGTCGCCCAGGGCGTCGAGCAGGAGGCCGCGGCGGGCGGACGGCTGTGCATGGTGTGCAGCCACGGCGGCGACGAGGCGCGCGAGCTGGCGCTGGTGCAGATGATGCGCGAGCAGCGGGCCGAGTTCGTGGTGCTGGTCGGCGGCGCGGTCGAGGACGAGCGGTACCGGGCCCGGCTCGGCGAGTACGCGTACGGACTCGCCGCCGCGGGGTCCCGGCTGGTGCTGTGCGGGCGGCCCGCGCCGGGCCCCGAGACGCCCGTTCTGGTCGTCGAGTACGACAACGAGGCCGGTGCGTACGCGCTGGTCAGCCATCTGCTGTCGGCCGGGCACCGAAACATCCTGTATCTCGGGCGGCTACCCGGGCACACCACCGTCGAGCCGCGGATCGCCGGGTACCGCAGGGCGCTGGCCGACCACGGACTGGGGCCGGGCGCCGAGCGGATCGGCGGCTGGGGCTTCGGCCGGGACCACGGTTACGCCTCGATGCGGCAGATCCTCGCCGAGTGCGACGGGCGGCCTGACTTCACCGCGGTCTTCGCCGGCGACGACCGGGCGGCGGCGGGGGCGATGGCGGCGCTGCGCGAGCGCGGCCTGCGGACGCCCGAGGACGTGTCGGTCGTCGGCTACAACGACGACGCCCTGGCCCAGGACCTCAACCCGCCGCTGACCACGGTGCGCATCCCGGCGTACGAACCGGGCCGGGAGGCGGTGCGGCTGGGCGCTCGCCGAGGAGCGGCCCGCCGGGGGCGCCGCGCGGCACCGGGCAGCGGCGGCAGCTGCTGGGTACGCACATCGTGCTGCGCGCGTCGGTGGCGCGTCCCAGGGCGTGACGGGGGACCGTACGTGCGCGGGCCTTACGGATCGGTGACCGATGGTCCCGGTGTCCGGTCGTCCACAGGCGGCGGCGTTAGCGTACGGACAGAGCCGGAGCCGTCGCGTACCTGGACCGCGGCGGCCGGCCGGTCCCGGAGGTCGCTGTGCTCACGCTGGTGCTGA